GGAGCGCCAAATATGCCGAAAgtagaaaaatgtattaaaagcAGCTGCGAGTCCTGGGTGGAAGTCCTAGAAATGCcacaaataaatcatttcTTTTTGCCATCTTGAGATATGCGTGTGTGTACAGATAGCGGTGAGTATCTATATACAGCATAGGTTAAGATAATAAGAACatgagcaaataaaaatatattacctatagatattttatatgtaactaatatatataaaatataatataaattatatagatgcagtttaaacattaattcattttaaaagaACATTTGATGTCAAGATGCGCACCAGTTATCGTGTAATACATTAGCCGAATTAACCTCCATCGTCTGAGCTTGTTAGTCGGTGGAGAATTGGCTTTTGATTCGAATTGGGATGACTGTCTGAAGTAGTTTCGGTTTCGCTAGCACTCGAAATATTTTCACGTGTCTCGTACAAATgtcaaatgcacacacacccacgTAAGCACATATAGGCGCACTcgcacataaatcaaaaaacgAAGGGATTGTGGCAAACGTATTGAAATGTAAcgcatttattttcattacaaCAACCCAAACCcgcaaaagtatgctatgcaAAAATATTAGGCTGCGATGCGTCGCTAATGTgacagacaaaaaaaaaaaaaggggaaaagaaaagcgaagcGAAGGAAAAGGGCCATGAGGGCTCGGCCATAAGCCACCGTTGCGATATAAGCACTTTATTGGATCATCAGACTTATTTTGATATGTGACCAAATAAATATGGGAAGAATTCAAGGGCAGGGGAAAAGTGTGAGCCATTGACATTTTGCAGCCATAAATTCTTGTCAGTGGGGAAGAGCCATATCAACTTTATTCaagttattttcatttttgcataCTTGTACGGCGCGCATCTCGAGCACGTCTCTTCGCCGACTACTTTTTGACAAATCTACTTAGGCATTTCTCCTTGCCTtcggtttgtttatttatgtttatttgtgatttatttcGATAACATAAGAAATATCCCCAACATGCCGGCATGTGTGTGCTGCCTGTGTGATAATGGCATGTCTATTATATGCGAAAGGCATGTCTGAGCTGTAAATTCAAATGCTTGAATATTCAAATCACCTTCAGCGCTCATGAAAATAGGATCAGAGATCATCAAGGCCTTACTTTGATTTCCGTAAAACAAAACCCttgggaaaataaattacaacatttatacatatttgatatttaatatattttatttaccaatCCAAACGCATTACAAGTTCTAGCCAAAATGCCTTAAATGCTTAGCGTACAATTACTGTAAGACTCGTaaaaatttgtcaaaatttgcatatcaatTGCCGCGaagaaaatacattaaaaattatacactAATAGAGAAAATCAAGTTAAGGACGACATCAACTTATCTTATCCACCCAGTTTTCTCCGCTTTCCCATTTGCATGCTTCATTAGCGCGGTCCGCGGAGCTCTGCGAATTAAAAGTAATGTTAATTGCGCCCCGCCGACTGCGTTCATCCATAATCAATTTTGGCCGCTGGCCCAGCAgcacaggaaaaaattatatggaaaaaaaccgaaaagaaaCGCACAAAATATGACAtaaaaatttttcatttccttgaGGAAAAATgtaagcagcaacaaaaagaagCGTGAAAATCGACAAGCAGAGCATCGCCTGGTGGATTTTTCAAGCTCAATTCCCAACGGACGACGAACTTTGGCAATGAAGTAGAAAATGAAGtagcgccacgcccactttgccCACCATTTTCCCCCCTCACCCACCAACCCACCACCTCTCTCAGTGGGCCAGTGAATGTATTCATCAATGCaacacatttgcatatttcggGCGTAAAAATTAATCACTAATTTTAATACGCAACGAGGCCGaaacagaaagagagagtgagtgggctttcgaaaaaaaaagaaaagcgaaggaaaacCAAAGGAAAACCTCGCCCCCAAAACTTGTTAAGTGGGCAACACTAATGTAGCAATTTTGAAATtgatgaaaaaaaagaaagatagCCAGATGTAAGGTAAACAAATTGCGCGATGGGGCGTTGTCATTTATAAGAGAAAAGGACCCAAAGATATTTCCTGTTCCcctcataataataaaaaataaataaatggaaaatgagaaaacgCAGCTCGAACATAAAAATGACCAAGGCAATAGCAGCGCCAGCGAGACCAGTAAAATCGCCGAGGGGTTGGAAAATGGTTGGGGAAAAGCTCGGGTGAATCTATCTAGTCTATCGAAACGCTCGCCGCATTTTACCTGCAGCACTTTGATGGCCACGCGGATGGGCGGGATGGGCGGCTATTCCTCCATTAAAACTAATGGGAAATTTGCTATAATTTGATTTCAGAGACCGAGAAGAAGATGTTACTTGGTCCTTGACGGCTCAGGTAGATTGAAGATAGAAAATTGCTTGAGATttgattaattgcaaattggaAATGAATTGGGCAGGCAAATCAATGACAAGACGCTAGGAATTTTGTGGCACGTAAAACGGCACTGTAAATAACtggatattttaaaaggaataattgtttttaaaccatttttaattttcatacttctctatatatttatatttagctATACAAACATTTAAGCCAATTGaagtgaaatgcaaaatgccaaTTACTCCCCCTTATCTCCTTGGCATTTCTCCTACCCTTTTTTTGTGTGAAAATTTGAGTTGCCTAATTCCAGGCGGGACGTCTAAAAAGAGGACCAAGCTAGAGGTGGGTGGGTCATGGGCGTGAGGTCAGGGGTCAGGGACCAAGGGGCACGGGAAGTGGCAACTTGAGTCTGGGCCAAGTACACGCGCCTGCACATGCGAAATGAGAAAACTTTTCGACCACAACATCGACGTGGTGGCAAGCGTTAACAGCCGGCGGCCCACACAACTACAACGCAAATACAAACACCAATGCTCGTGGAAAAGCGCCAAAAACCCAGCCACTGCCATGACCCCTTCTACATATTCTCCACCTCAtcgccgcccccttttttcaCAGTGCATCGTTGTTGTCTGCCCGCAAAAGATTGCTTTTAGAAATTTATAGTTTCAATAATGTGGCGACCGCGTTCCACGAACCGTTGCATTGTTAGTGGGTGGCGAATAGGTGGTAGGTGGTGCAAAATGAGGAGGGGAGTCGGATAGGAAAAACAaccgtgcatgtgtgtgtgtatgagtaTGCATTCTCATGtgtattttcaatttacgCGTCCATAACTTCAAGTTTTGCAACTTTACCTACCGAGCGAGCAACACCCGAAGGAACAAGTTGTCGACGGGCCGCATATCGAACACTTGAACAGCagccgcacacacatacaacgTACACACACAATGAAGCGCACTCACACTACTGCAGAGCTATAGTGTTGCAGCTGAAATCGGAGCTAAGATTCCAGCTAGACAAATCTGCACTGgggaaaaaaaagatacaGAAAATACaggaaaatttatattatgCCGGTAGTAATCCCACTTAATATTTCAACGTTTAattggtaaaaaaaataaacaaacatgtAGTTCTACAAGTCCATGTGACATTGTTATGTTGTGTTATGTAATGTATGTTTTTTTGAGAGTGCACAATCTGGAGATGGGACTTGGGACTTAAACTGCGACCGAAACTGAAGCAGTTGCCGTTTCCGCAATTACAAAACTTccgcaaaaataacaaaacactCGCGCGGCAAGCCCCGCTGAGTGTCGACGAGGTGGCAGAATGGGTTTAAAAATGTTCGGGGAAAAGCTGGCAGCACATGTGAACCCGGcccagcaaacacacacacacttttctgtgcatttttctgggacagattttaatttcttaatgcAGAAAGGGCAAACCGGTGGGGTTAAGTAGGTGGATGCTGCAGAGTGGGGCTACCAAAGGGTTAAGCACCGCCGGACAACTTTGTCTTTGTGCATTCGCAATGAGACAACACAACCGGTCGCATCTGTTGCCAGTCAAACTGCAAGTCAATTCGGTAAAACTGAACTACCCCAAAAAAGCAAGAATCTGATGGATGTCCTATTATTCTCCCCCGTGCCCCCGCAGCTTTTGCCTCTGAttttttttcccagttttctgAACTGTCATTAGTTGGCTGCCGCCCAGGAGCCATTAGCCTCGTTATCCCAGCTCAATTTTCTCGTTACCTACCATATTTTTATCCATATAGATAGTATACGCGTCTTCCATCAAAAGAAATTGATAATCTCTTAATAAGCCGAGAGGCAAACAGTCTAAGAATATTTTTCCTTAGCCGGAAAACCAACAAACAGACAACTTCAAAAGGAGTTTCCCCagacacgtgtgtgtgtgtgtgtttgtgtatgtgtgtgggtaaCTGAGATCCCCGATACTATTTCCCCGACCCAAATCCCAAGATTCTCGGACAACTCCCTTTTGACACGCACACAAATCACTTGATTCAATCATCTCGAAAATTGATAACATGCTATTTACAAATGACATCACtgaaaaaaagcaaactcaTTGAGGGTCTGCCACAAATTATTTATAGGccaacggcaaacaaaaaaacaagatACCCGAAAAAATTAGGACACGTGCCGCCAGTTGACCAGCctcttggccacgccccctttttaGTCTCGGGTGAAAGTTGCACTGGCCAAGTGAAAGTAAAGCCTTGTGACCGCACACGGCacgcaccaaaaaaaaaaaaaaaaacagcccAAAATAATGATAAAGTCTAGTGTCCCAACTATTAGATATCCTATACTTGACATTCCTTTTAAATAGTAGTTTAGTTTTCTATTGTTCTCGTGCATAGAATAATTATCCAATTCTTTCTAGAAATcgaacaaatataaatatagacaatctatattttcttatttaagtTGCACCAAAAAGTCAAAGATACCCTCGCTAATACAGAgtattataaaaaagaaaaacaagaggCAGGAACATTTTACCACCCCTCCTCTCAAGCAGCCTCATTTGGGATGCGTTGCACGCTgagcttttcatttcaatttgaacgCATTTTTTGCGGCCAAAACAAGGAGGGCAGAGTAAAATTTGAGGGGGATGCAGAAGGCTAACCATCACAATCTGAACAATCGGCGCAATCGGACAATTGATTCGAACGCATTTGCGTGCTTGCCTCAAATAactgcaaattattttcagtctttcttattcttttgttgtgtgttgtaTTTTTTCGGGGATTCCCCATTGTGCCATCAGCCTCATCAGGCggcaaaatgccaaaatgggGGGTGGTCATGGAATCAAGTTAAGTGATTCGCTACGTGATGCTCTTTTGGGGCCAAGCATCGTAAAAAGGTTCCAGCAGAAATTGGAAGTGGACAAAAAATAACAGAAGGTTTTACCAAGAAAATCTGAGTGcaagcagcacaaaaaaaatcacaaaaaatatgCCCAAAAAacttatcaaattaaatataaaacactAAAGTATTATGGtaattaaatctaaatttaatacataattCCAGTAATAGGCACACATTtagcattttacattttaaatacataaggTTTCCcagaatttaattgaattggaaTCATAACTAGTTTTCTttgtctaaaaatatattgggTATGAGTATGCTTCGTTTCCCTTTGGAACGAAGCCCCCCATTATGACCCAAGGCTGGACGATCCATTGAGCATTAAACAGTTGACCAAACTTTAATTAAGAGCACAACGAAAACAGTCAAACAAAACCCACagaaaaagccaaacaatggAGGGGGGCTAAAAGAAAGACCTAACCGAAAAGTCAGCAACACTTGAGCCAAATGTCAAATACACAAATATCCGAaatgcgaatggaaatggaaatggacatgaaaatgaaaacgaaacgaaaacgcCCTCCGGGGTGCATTTGCCAGCCAAACTAAGTGACCGGACCCTATAGGACGACCCGATTGAATAGAAACTATAACGAGACAAACAATAAGTTGGGCAAAGGAAAAGGTTAACACTCCATAACCCCAACCCCCACCACCCCTCTCTAATATGGTATTGATAGCTAAGCATACGTATGTTAGTTTGTTCTGGGTAAACCGGAGACAAAAAATGGACAAAGAGTTAAGGCCAAGTCAAAGTGACAATAACAAGCGCAAAATGGACACCACTActggctgatgatgatgatgatgatgacaataGACCGGGATCGAGGACTTTCTGCTCCTTGGGACGACTTGACATCCGGCATAAATGTCAAACGCTAACTTTGGCCGCAAATCTAGATGCTTGGGTCAATGCTTCGAGAAGAAAGGACAACCGATGACCACCAGCACAGCAGCAGGGCAAATATATTCATGACGATTTTCGAGACAGGACCTGCACAAGTCCATCAGTTGCTAGGCCGAAACTTAAATAtctatatgtagatatatataaatatatatgtgtacacCCATCGCATTTAAGGCAAAtctcgcatccgcatccaattcccattcccatcccaAATCCAACCAAGTGCGTCGCTTAATTACAAAACGAACAACGCATAAAAACCAACAGAAACAGGGTTCGTCGATGGGCCACCTCCTACATTACCCCCAAGGAAGGACACTATTGTCTAACGGGACTCAATGCCATACCATGCcgtacactgcgagaaaatgtATTACTTCAATGAGAGgtaaatacaaattcaaatatgCATATGCTCTAACCCAGTAGAAAATAGATATTGCTGGCATTTGAGTCAAATCTTTTGATTGTGCATAAGAAAATGACCATCGCGTTTTTGGACAGTGTATTATCCCGTATTCCCCCCACACTCTTTCACTCGCCGTCTCATCGTTTGACATTTGCAATATTTGACATTCAAGTAAAGGCATAAATTTGCCTTTAATGAAATCCAAAGGCGTCCTGGCCATGGGGATGTATCTCTCTATATGGCGGGGTGTCTGCACCATATGAATGTGGTTAAGGGGGGTGCTGGCCGAAATGGGGGTCCTTCGGCCCCATATTTCGTCCCCTTTGACGACCATTAGGCGGCCAACCGCAGCGACAGCTGGCAGGGCCAGCAAATTACAACAGCGGAAACGAGTAGAGTCTATTGAGCGGCCATTGAACATGATGGCAGGAACGTGTCCTTGGCTTTGCTTTTTGAATCACATTCGGTTTTAGGCTCCATTTTAAACATGCTAATACAATAATACCATTAAAGGGGTTTTCTTGAAACACCacccaaaagaaaaagaaaaaaactacaaaagcaGACAATTTCATTGTAACAGTGTTATATTCATACAATTcgaaagcaaaaagaaaattacaTCAACAATTTTGGATAGACTTGCTATTAGGGAATACCCCAAATCTACTGATACATCTCAAAAATGGGCCCTACATTTTTTCATGACGACGGATTTTTATAATGTGGAGTCGATGGATATACTATAGACATCACATTGATCGACTCTTGATGTGCATTTCCTTATAAAGGaattaacttattaaaaatatatattaaaacaaatatttagaCTTCGCTGTGATCTGGAGAAGTATTTGTTCGATTCAAGGGAGGATATACATTCTTATTCATCTCTGTGTCTTGAGTTGCTTCGGAGTCCTCTTTTTCTAATTCCTACTTGAACACTACGGTTTTGCATTCTGGGATTTTGCTTTGTAGCTTTCGTTCTATTGTGATAGGGAAATAGGGTCAGTATCAGTAGCATTCAGAAAATATCCTAATAGTTCGGAGGGGTATACCTCTCAGTTTGTGGTTGCTTGACATTCTTCATAGCCTTTGGTGCCTTGACCTCCTCCTCAACTTGTGGTACAGTCTAGTATTTTCGATTAAACAAATAGgatatacagatacaaataaaataaataaatccaacTTACATTGTACTTTTGCACACGCAtcatgaaaaatataaagatacTTAAAAGACCAAAGGCACATGAGGTCAATCCAAACACTATCATCTGATCATAATGTGTCTCCTGCGTATTCGTCATATGGTCAATCCCCATGCCTAGCTTCAGAGCAATCCTTCCTATAAAGCCGTTATTGCCCTCTGGAATACATTAATCATTTGTATGGTAAAGCACgggtaataataataatatacgaTCTCAAGTGGAAAGTTAGTGTGTTTAAATGGGTGGTGTTTTAGTGGGCGTGAATGCTTTGAATGGAAAAAGagatttgcaattaaaaacttgaAATCTGCGCAGcgaaggcaaataaaatgcaattagcaagatttgaattaattaagtaGTAAGTACAGTCGTCACCGGCTACGGCAAACAAGTTGATATGGAAACCCCAGGCTCGAAGTTTCACATTATTAATAGCTGAAAAGTAGTGGAATACGGAAACTGGGTATTGTGGGCGGGAGGCGAAGACGTGTGCCAGACAACTCATACACAAACACATGGAACAGTTGTCTTTTGTTTATCTTGCGCACAGACATAAGAAAAGTGGGAGGTGGATGTGAGAGGTGGACTACCCTTGCAAGGACGATAAGGAGcaaaagcagcggcagcaggagcaacaacagcaaagtGCAATTATCGCAAAATACCTTAAGGTTTACATCGTCAGTGTGGCGGGAAAGCagggaaaataggaaaattcaCAGTGGCCCACAGGTGTgcctccaccgccgccaccgtCACACGTTTCCCCGCCCACACTGTCTGCTGGTGTTTACCCAAGTGCTTTGTATTGAAGTGCATTTTGGCATGTAATTTGTAGTTCTTTGctatttgatttttcaagcTGCGAGCTTAACCCAAACCAGAATCACTTCCAAACTTAGTAAATCGTTTGCCACAGGGAACCCCACGTAATGAGTATCGCCGGAAACTTCATTGATTTACCAATTAAAAGATCGCTTATACCGTCCAGCAATTCTTCCCAAGCAGCGATCAAATTTGTAAGATGATCAGCACAAAAACGAGTAAAACGACGAATGGTGGTACAACacacaaaatccaaaaaaaaaaagtgatatGGGAAGAGGGCCTTTGAAGTTCGATAATTGCAAATTCCTTGTGCATGTTTCAGTTCGCATCAAATCGTCGCGCAATGATCGGATTTAAATCAGCGGCGACTGTGGCGCAACTAAATTGATCTTTTATCGCTTCAACGACACTGCTGCTCGCGGGAATCGAGGACCGTTTCGTATCAGAGATCGGAACGGAATGAAGCGGAAGGGGGATAATACTCCTATgggatcggattggattggttCGCTTTAGTTTGGCTTTGAGGGGCTCTTGGTAGCCGGCGCGTAAGAGCTTACAAAATACGACAACGCACAGAAGCACATAACTCAGCTGATGGAGCAAAAGGCAATGCGAGCCACGAAGTAGTACGAGtagtgcactggaaaaaacttACTGCCATAagacatatatgcatattccGGTCAGAATTCAGGAATAGTAAGCAATCACACAGCTAAAAACTGCCAAAAGTGGGCAAATTACTATATTAATTTCTTTCGGTGCAACACTAAAGCAGCAACCACTCAACCGATTGGAACATGAGgatcgacgacgacgacgacgacgttCACGCGCTGGGATTAAATCGGAAGTTATGCGAATGTCAAAAGCTCGTCTCGTCTCCCGCCCCTCGAGGAGCCTTGATTGGTGTGGAAGCCACGAGATTCAGAGATGCGACCGATGAAGAGATGGCCATTCGGTTGCCGGGAGAGTGATGAAGTAAAAATTGTTACCGTATCGAATGCGGATTAAAATCAGCTAAACAAGTTGCCAGTCGCATTGGTCGCTCAATGTCTGTCGATCCTCCTCTCTCGCTTTGGCTCTTCCCTACAGCTTCTTTTCACTTTTAGCCATATTGATGGGCCGCGAAGAGGGTCAAAGCGAATCGATAACGAATCAATTAGGAGTTGTTCGTGGACGAGTATGGGGGTAAtttaaaaacgcatttaaCTGGGCATATTAATTAAGAGGTTATTAGGTTGCAAGTGCAACGCTTTTCCCTGtataaaatctatattatGCCCAACTTTTAATAAACGCCAAGAAACGAATCGAAATCCTACTTTTAACTTCTGTTTCTTTCTCTAATCAGCAACATTTCAAGTGGCTGggcaggaaaataaataaaaagaaatcgGTCGAAAATGAAAGggattaaacaaataaatcacttGGCTCCGTTTTCAGGACATTTTCGTCCAGATTTTTCACAACGAGAGGGTGAAACCAAAAGGgcagaacaaaaaaaagggttgcCCACACCAATTAATGAGCTAAAAATTGTGCAGCATTGAATGAATTGGAAAGGATAGAGGCGAAGGATTTGCCGCTGTCCCGCAGCAAAAGAGCAAAATTAATGAAGATATTTCGCTGTCGTCGGACAAAGGAGGTGGGTGGGGGGCAGACTTTTGAGTTGAGGACCAAgaaaaaatcatttgatttttaattacgcTGATTTTTTATATTAGAACGGAAACAGCTTGGAATAGCAAACACCTTGGAAATTAACACGCCCCAAGTTGAAACGAGAGACTCGTCGACGACGACGGTTCTTGGTGACTGGTGACTTGGCCACTTGAGCCACTTGGATCGAAATATCTCGGGGGTCTGGAAAGTGAGTCCGGTACGGTACGGCCGTGGATTCGCGGATGGCACTGCCAACTGGCCCTGGCACGCACGAAAGGGTTTCAACTTAATTAAAccgtttcttcttttttcgtacttttatttttccctctttttgACGCAATTGAAAATGGTCGGTAATGTGCCGGGGGGAAATGTGTTGAATGAGAGGGGCGAGGGGAGGTTCTAAACTGCCAACTGTCATCGTATTGGCCACTGCGAAAAGTGGGCACAAATTGACATCTAAAGTGcttaaaattttctttaattaagtGTGACAAACTGTGGGCAAAATAAGCCAAGACAGCTGATGAATGCACTGCGCcgaataa
This Drosophila simulans strain w501 chromosome X, Prin_Dsim_3.1, whole genome shotgun sequence DNA region includes the following protein-coding sequences:
- the LOC27207890 gene encoding uncharacterized protein LOC27207890, with protein sequence MERFIRDYLHFSNSPEDASEGNNGFIGRIALKLGMGIDHMTNTQETHYDQMIVFGLTSCAFGLLSIFIFFMMRVQKYNTVPQVEEEVKAPKAMKNVKQPQTERTKATKQNPRMQNRSVQVGIRKRGLRSNSRHRDE